The Phoenix dactylifera cultivar Barhee BC4 chromosome 12, palm_55x_up_171113_PBpolish2nd_filt_p, whole genome shotgun sequence genome includes the window CTGTCGGGCAGGGTGCTTCTAACAGCACTACAGTAAGTTCTCTGGCATTCATGACTGCATTTTAGATGTAAATACATCAAACTTCTCACACCATCTTACTACACTAATCCTAGGCCAAAGAGGATAAGGAATGCTTATTCTTATCCTGCATATTTAAATACACCGTATTGTGAATATCTAGCAGAAATTTACTTGTGACTAAATGCTATTGTCAAAGTCACCTTGATATAATTTGATACATCTATCAGTAAATGTAACGAGTTCACCCAAAATAAGCAAACATAATGGAATAGTTtacaaaatatgaatatgaaaaagATATGTTAGCCTTGCGCAAAGAGAGCCAACATGGTTAAGTATGCAGATGGCTGTATTGCTTGTCCCAGGATCTAGATTGTCGAAATGACAAGCAGCCTTAAGAGAGAATTGACAATCAGAAACATAAAAAGTCTCTAGTCTTGTCACTTGTAGCACACAGTTATAACTTATCGATCTCGTGTTTTCGTCCTACTAAACTTGTAATAATTCGAAAGTTCGGCCCCCAGATGAAAAAAATGCTTCAGAAGAGCCGCCAAACGCATGGAGATGTATGCCCCATCAACAGAAATGCTATGGTCTCCAAAATTTCAAACTCCTAACTGGCTTTATAACTTCCTGTGGTTCCAATAGCGACAACATTCAGGATTTTGTGAACTCCATGGGAGACTGTACAGATGGTCAGGTGTGAATTTTCCATATTCCCAGTCCATAGCCCACTCGAATAAGAATAAGCTCAAAAAGCATGTGTATGATGCTGGTCAGGCGCACTTTAGATCCAGGAATCTCAGACCAGGTAACAGAGACCTCAACCATTGGGATGCCAAGATGCTTGCATAAGTAGACAAGCTCAACATCAAAGCACCACCTGCATAAAACTTAAAtacatcaatttttttattatggcAATCAGGATCATCTTTTATTCCTTGGTGGATCTTCTTCAGCTGAACTTTCTAAAATTTATGAATACTTGATCAAACTTAAATGAAAAGGTAACAATTATATTGAAACAATATCTCATAATTAATgagtataaaaaaaagaaaaactgggAATACAACACACACCATttaattcattaataaaaacaTCTCCCTGAAAAAAGAGGTTTACTGGAAGCATCATGATGGTGTCTGTGAATAAAAGAGAAGGATCCAACGACACTGAAAGGCATGCTTTTAGCAACAATTTTCAAACTCAATAGCAGATGTAATCTGATAAAAAtagttaattattttaaatcaaataataaataataaaaaatgattaTGAAGTGAAGCTTGCCCTAGTGGTCAGATCCTTTTGCTTGGCAACCAGAGTTTCTAGgtttaatttttggataatgCATCTCCAAAAATCGAGACGCCGGTAGCATGCAGGTTTCCTTCCCTTtcttaccacaaaaaaaaaatgaaatgaaaaatTGAGAATATCTGAAAAggttttaataatttataagaTTTTTTGGCTAGGCTTCAATGCACTCTGTTAACAAGATCATTTAACCACTAAGCCTCCATTTTTGTTGTTGTGAACTATGTCTAATTTACTTTTTTTAAGAAGATTAAATTCAGTGGAATCCTTACTAATTCTTCACTTGCATCCGCAAGTGAGAATGGCCAGTTCAAAGAGTTTAGCTTCAGTCTGCAGCAAAGTTACAAAACAACTGAGATTAAATTTCTCCagaaattaagttttttttttgtgcaatgACTGTAAAATGTAATGTCAGGCTGGCTTGAGCCAAGGTTCTTCGGATTGTGCTGGAATCCAGCATGATCATCAAAGGTTACAATGTACACTGTGAATCTACGATCATCGGTGACTGGCCAACCATCCAAGTCTACAACCATGGATTAGACTTGCACCATTATGTAGAATCTCATTTCCCCTTTCCCAGTGATAGGCCTACACTGTAACTAATGCTTATGATCACATTTTGTTAATATATTTCTCACTCCAAGGCTATTTCTCAGAATCACAATGTTACAGAAGTTTCCACTTTGCAATAGTAAAAAGAAATATAGGTGCCATTCAAGTGCCATGCAACGTAAGTTCTGCAGGTCGATATTACCACCGGCAGCTAGGAAAACAAGAGATGCTATGAGAATAACACCTCTCTTCCAGAAGAAGAGAGGATGTCATCAGTATGAACAATGTTTAACAGATACCTCTTCAATCGAATATTTGTGAATAGCTTCCGGGCAGCAGCTCTCGTAAAAATCTTAAAGCCACACTGTGCCAGAAGTAACAAGTACATTATAAGAATGTATAAAACCTAACGATCCTCAGGTTTGTAATGTCGTTCCATAATCTACAAGCAGAATATATGCTGTCATGGTCATAGCTAGATAATTGGGTGATCATGAAGCAAACAGGCATACCTGTGTGTCACGAATTCCTGGACCAGCAGTTAATAAAACTACAAGATGGAAACCCTTCATAAGAAAATTCCGGTACCACTTCCTCTGGAATAATATACAAACAGTATAGTCAAATAGTAAGACTAGAGAAAACTAATGAGTTAAGAAGGAAAATATACATATGATTGTCGGAGGTAAAGGAAACAAACTGTAGCAAGAGCTTGCTTCTCAAGATGAGCACGAGAACCAAATGCAGCAACCTCAATGTCAGATAGCTTCAAACTCAGACCATTAGGCATTGCAGCAGATGAGTTaagttctttattctttttaGTCAATGCACATATCTGGCAAATAAACAGGTAGGTCGATAATCGGTTTGTTATCTTACTTCAGCAAATTCTTAAAGAAATCCAGATGATACATGAGATTTAATTAGATAGAAATACTGGGTTTGCATATGTCTGCAATTTGAGTGTTCAACCAGACCTGAGTTTCAAGCTTTTCAAGGTCAGTCACCTTGGTTGCCCCATCAGCATCAAGCATTAGAAGCAGCTCACCACGTGAatggagcattccctatttaacAATGTTTTCACAAAATTGGAAGCATTAATCAATCAATACTGCATATGATATGACAACTGTAGCAGCATCAGCAATTATAGATAAAGATTCTGAATGAGCATCATTATATCATCGTCTATATCACAAATAATTGTTAAAACCTAGACATAATTGCCAGATAGTCTCGGAGAAAAACATCAGGCTATAAAGGACTCACTTTTCTTATAGCTTCTCCTTTTCCATGATTTCTTCCGAGTAGAATAACCCTTACATTATCAATCTTGTACTTCCTTACAAAATCAAATGCTACTTTTGAAGTCCGATCAGTACTTCCATCATCAACTATCAAAACCTGCACAGGAACTCATCCAACAATGTAAAATCAGGAAAAgaatttcatttttctttgataGACAGCCACTCCATGATCATGAGGAGTAAGTGGTGACTAACACAGATGCAACAGCGAACAACCTTACGAGCAACTAATTAGCGCAGAAAACATCATCTATAAAGGTTATGCAAGCCATTTCACAAGCATAGTTACAAAAGCCTTAATGTCTTCTATTTTTCCCACCTTAAGCTTATCTGAGTCATGCTCCAGTTCGACATCCAAAGAAACCATATCTCTTCACTCAAAGGATTTGAACAGCCATTAATTGCTGTGTCAGCCATTAATTGCTGTGTCTGGATAAACCAATCATGAGCCATAAGCTAATACATGTGGAACCAcataagggaaaaagaaaaatgctgagAAAAATAGAACTATCTGAAAGAATATAGTAAGAAGTGATTTGCTCCTTGCTTCAATGTTCTGTATCATTATTATTGTACAGCTAGACCTACCATGGTCTTGTAACACTTCCTGGTATAATTTCAATTTTTGACTGACTTAAGCTACAAGTCATTCACCATTATAGGCCTTTGAACATAAGGGGACTCTTTCCCCACCACTCTTCCTTATTGTTAAGAGAGGCCCAAAGGCTACTAAttgcaaagaagagaaggatgatTTACTCACTGACCTGCCACTGGTTGAAGGAGGGTAGATCAACCATCAGCTATATGCAGATGATACCTTAGTACTTGGACCAAACTGAAAGTGGTTCTCAAACTTCTTTGAGAGACTTGCTAGTCCCTCCTTTTGAGTCCTTTATGAAGGAATATAGCTGCCACAATCTGTTTAAATTCATGTGTGTCTGCTCAAGGTCCAGGTATTTACGGTTTCTAGGGTACATTCATCATTGAAAAGATAAAGCAAAATGTGCGGCAGCAGGCCAAGGATGGCACTTGCTTTATATTATATCGCTTACAAGAATTGTCTAGAAGCTGCCTGATTCTTTGCCTAGTTATTCAAGAATGGTGGTTATACTTCAGTTTAAAGGGGATTGTCCTAGCTGTTGTGGATGCATGTCAAAAGGATGCAATTAAATTGAAAATGCTACCACAAGCTTTTCATTAGAAGCTATGACTAAGGAGAAATGCTATGGTTTTCAAGACCTCTTATCCCTTGGGAGGATTTGGGATCTAAAGTGAACATGTTCAGCTGGAAGCAGCAATCATATGtcacaagagttcttttaccaGTCATAGATACCCTCTCTTTATCCTTTTAACATCATGTGGATTAGGGGTATAATTTTCATGCCAGTCTATGTTCGAGAATGTCATCAAGCCTCTTTTAGGAAAAGGTTTCCCTTGTGGGCTTAGAGCTGCATTTGGATTTAGATGATAAAGATAGTTATGAGTCGATCATTTTCAGAATATCGTACATGGTGTCGTAGTAGTATAATCTTCTGATTTGAGAGAGTCGATAGCTCGTAAGAAAGGGGGTAATAACAGACGCCTCAAGTTATTTCCATCTGCAGGGAGCAAATTAAGTGTACGtggaaattttaatatttaaagaacAATAAAACATGTCTCCGACAAGAAAACTTCTGATGGAACAAAAAATAAACAGCATAATTGATGTAGGGTATCTTTGAAAATGGTGGATATACATGTAGGCCACAACATACAATTCTAATATTAGCAAATTATGGAGCAATATACTGTAGGCAGTGAGAGATTATTGACATGTGCAGTAGATTCCATCAGTtgaatatttatgtaaaaattatGTCCAATATTCAATAATCTGAATCCACATGAAGAAATTACTGCCACGTGCACGCAAAAATGACTAGATATAATGTTTGCTTCACCTTATAAAGGTTTTACATACCTCGTAAGAAAAGGACTTCTCAACTGCCGACCGTTGTTGGAGATAACTACAAAAAAGCAGTTTATAAATAAAAAGCACTGCCATAACAGATAGGCAAGACATTATAAATCAAAAGCCACACAGAAACAAAATGCAACAGTGAGAAATAAAGAAGATACCTTTAAGGTAAGTAGGGTTTCACAATGCACTATCTTATTCTAATACATGCTACAAGCTTTCACTTATATTGTGAAAAGAAACAGCATGCATTaggataaatatattttagtttaGAAGTACCAACAACATGCACCATCACAATATTGAGACATTTCAACGCAACCAACGGTTTCTTATTAACTGGAGAGAAAATAACCCCTAAGAAATGTCTTTGCAATTAGTCTGGCCAAAAGGGAGCCTATAGAAAGATACTCGTCATATGGAAGACTTAAGTATAATTGTTTCAAAGTTGTCTTCAAGCACAAAAATTAAGTAAATTTAAAGTTTTAATATCCACTATCCACAAGGACCTCCAAACACCATTGCATAATATCCATGAACTATATATAACCTCAATAACTAGTTATATTTTCACAATGCCTATTGAAAACATAACTATGAAATTCCTCATAACCAAATACACAAAAATAGACAGGTATGCACTAAAACAAGTCATTTAACCACTTACTTCATGGTCTCAATAAGAGCTTCAGGAAGCCTATGCTCTTCATTGAATGCAGGAATAATCAAAGATATATACTTTTCAGCAGGATCACAGATAGAAGGGCATGGGACCTGGCATTACAAAACTATCAGCATTACCAATACAAGTTGAAAAGGTTGTTGAAACAAATAATTCAAGCATCAAAGTAAGTGCATCTGTGGCTTATAATTAAAGTCTGCAGTACATCAACAATCTTAAGTACAGTTGAATGAGATAAAAGTTACGCTTCAATGTCTCCATTAAATATTAAGAGGCCAACAAAGCAAGAGGTTTTGAGGGTTCTGAGGCAGAGATAATCAAGTAAAATCACTAAATTTGTCACATAATTACatcaagaaagacaagaagggtAGTTATCATGTAGTTCCTGGCTCTATAACCTTCTCCATGGTTCCCAATCCAATCACCAGATTTGGCTCATGTTCTTCTAACTCAACAGCCATCTAAAATTGAACTTGATTTGCACCAACAACTCCTGTTTGAGATGGAATAGATGTATATTACACTTTGTTTTATCTTCTTGTTAATCTGTTGGGGGCTTCTTGTATGTTGAATTTGTCTTCCAAATGATTAGTCTACACTTACTATATCTTGTGCGTCCCCTACTTTTCCTTTTGTCTTTGGATTAACTTCTAAAATACCACTCTACGCATCTAACAGAAATCATAGAAATTAAAGaaagcaaaaaggaaaaaaaaagtaaagagcTATAGAAGGTGAGAGAGGACTACAATTTTAAATCGGGAACACGAATGTTATAAATAGTTTCAAATTTTGCGGTATGCATAAAATTGCTAAAGACAGCAAGGAGAGGTTTTAACATTTTTAGAACTTCTGAGCCTCCCATTTGTGATATCTTTGTAATTCTAAGCATGTTTTGTAAAAGAAAATGCACTTTGAAATGTTGCTTGGGAGGAAGCACCTGAAAGATTGTGAAACATAATTGGGACAAATATTAGCATATTATAAGAGGTTAAAAAAATGCAgagcatacataagaaatctaaggACAAGTAAGTTGCGCACTTATCAACCTATGATCATTCCTTAGTATCTGATTTGAAGTTGCCTTAATCATCATGTTTCTCCACCTGACTAAAGCAGTTAACATACTCTGTCAAAGCAtgacaaattttcttgacaacaAGAGCAGCTAGGTGTACTTCAATCCTATTTTGTGCAAATATGACATTGTTTACAGCAGAAACAATGAAAAGGAATTCTTAAATCAAACCACAAAAATGACAATCTCAAATCCACAGATAAGTGCGCACATATTGGAATGCACGTAGCATCACATGCATTCATACGCTATAAAGCTCTTCTAGGAAACAAATTCTGAAACTAACTAGATGAAACAAGTTTTAAATTTGACCATTCAAAATTTATCAATCTCAGTTTTCTCAAGTTTAAAAATAGCCCAAGAACCTCAAAGCCatgaaactaactgattatcttgAAAAGAACCCTTTTTTGTTATTATAAAAACTCAATATAGCAAACGGAAACTTCAAGAACCCATGGACTCATGTACCATCCACACATCCACTGGTTTGCATGACTTTATTGTCAACGATATTCCAAATAGGTGCACGAGCTCTAAACCCAAGCTTTCTCTTTTATTGCCAAAAGTCCCTTTCCTGTTCATTTTATTTATCTCAAACTGCATTGTGAAATCCAGATTCTTTAAATCTATGTTCATGCAAGCGAAACCAGTTATCCAACACATTCCCTATATTAGCTAAATTCTTCAGCAAGAATTTATGATAAGAGTAGCGACTAAAAATCGATAATACCAGAAAGTTCTCATTAGCGGTTCATGAAACCAATAAAGAAAAGGGAAGCGGGAGGGGgggatcaagttttgattttGTTGGCATGCTTACCTTCTTCAACGAGTTGGGATCCTCGAAGAAGGAATCCGAGACCGCGGTTCTTTCGAGCCTGCAACAAGAAGGGAAATTTATAAACGAGAAGAGAGTTTGAATTGGAAGGGGAAAGGAGGGTGGGGGGACTTGCGAGTGCCGGCATCCGATCTTCCTGACGTATTCGAGGAAGAAGGCGGCAATGCTAAGCGCCAAGATCAACGCCTGCGAAGAGAGAAGAGcagatataataataatatacatataaaaaaaaaagtcgatGGTAAGAGGAGCGCGGAAAGAGGGATTAGGGTCAGGGTTTGGGGGGGAAGGAGACGAACCAGAgaggaaaggaggagggagagggagagggggagggagacggGGAGACGGGGATCGGGGAAGAGGGACCACCAGCCCATCttccgtcgtcgtcgtcgtcgtcgccgccgccgccgccgccgccgccgttgcCCAGCCCCACCTTGCGACGACGGTGAGTCGAGGGGTTAGCGATTACTAGCGTTGTCGTCGTGGCTTCGAGCACCATGGTGGGCGTTTGTTCCTATCCTATTTGGGCCAATTATGTTATTTGGGCCGGCTCTCTTTTAGACCCCAGAGGTTTTTTAGGTGAGGCCCAGTACTAACatcttaattatttattttttagtatGGGCAAAAATGGATCGAATAATATTTATTCAGATCTATTTTCGTATTCGAATTTATGCAGATATAGATAAAAATTTGAGCATTCAACTAATATCTATATTCATGTTCATATTCATCAAAAAAAGATATAGATATGAATATGGATGACAATTATCCGATTCTATTTGtaatcttatttaattttatacggCGCTTATCAacctttaagaaaaataaataatcacATTAACATGCTATTGATTTAATTTATTATCCACATAATAATATCTTTTATTATGTAgacataaaatttaattatctaaTTTATATCCATGTTTATATCTATAGTTTTAACATCCGATTTATATTCgtatccatttaaaataaatatcgatataaatttttgaattcgaCTAACATTCATTTCTGTATCCATATTtgtcaaattatatatatatatatatatatagattgtTGAAGCAGGAGGAACTCTAGTATTTGAAACCGGTCCTGAAGTGTGAATTAATACTGTCCTTAAGCGAATTTTGCCCCACTATGTTGCTGTTGGTGATCCAGCAAATTCGCTCCAGGATACAACAAAACCAAAATAGAATTCTAGCCAGCAAAACTAGGATTCCCCAGAATAAcaaaatgaaagattttgtagaAGAAATTATTTTAATCTGTGAAGGATATTGGCAATTTATAATCCTAAATTAACCTCTGAACCAACACAACCTTTGGGTTCAAAACATAAGCGTCAAGTGCCAATctttgataatataatattggcttTCCCTCCACAACTTTCCACCAAAAAGTTACTTTAACATGTGTAGGATATGAATGTTTATAAAGCTATATAAAAAACTCTGTACAAGCAATATAAGACTAAAATCCCTCTCAACATTACAAATTATTAAAGGAAGAAGACTTCcaacaattatatatatatatatatatatatatatatatatatatatatatatatatatatatatatatatgttgataTCTCATGCGTATCTAATTCGATTTCAACCTTAATTTTAGATTATATGCGGGCATTGAAAGCTGGAAGGCTGTCCACACTATATAAAGGCGGCGCAGGGGATTTTTGGTTCTTTCTCCATTGGTAACTTTGGTTCTTTCTAAAAAGTGCTGCCTTGCTGCTTTTGGATGTTGCACTCCTTATGTTTGTCTCTTTTAAATAAGAATTAAAGTAGTTACgataaatatttttgttttattaaagAAAGTGCATGTATAAAAGTGCTCAATAGGTGGCAAAGTTGTCGCATTGAGCAAAGGCTTATGGTATTTGCATTATGTTAGTAGAGATCGCTTCTATATGTGCCaagtgtaacaacccaggacctcacccaaaatggctagccggaaggtattatttgggttccttgatcctatataagtacccaagatctacccaacgaataaccgatgtgaaactaaacacacgcccgtacgGGTCCTCGCATACTCCCCCGTTCAacccctgacgtcctcgtcaggctaagggttcaaatctattcaaatctaatcacaaacaccacgattggcccgtggtcggCCCCAATGgattcgtgctgcagtgtcccctagtctacataggttatgggccggatccgctctgataccatttgtaacaacccaggaccttacccaaaatggctagttggaaggtattatttggattccttgattctgtataagtacccaagatctacccagcgaataaccgatgtaggactaaacacatgcccgcacgggtcctcacaccaAGAGAATCAATTTGCAGCTAGCTCAAAATTCCAATTCACCTTGATATGATTTCAGCACAATAcctctctaaaatctgaaagaaGAAGAACTATATAGCTTGAGCAAAGAAATAGACTAATTACTTCGGAGGCatggaaaattttattttttttgtaattgttTAGGAGTGAGTCATGCTTACTAGTAAGAATCACCATTAGCAGACACCAAATGTGATGATTTAAGAAACACCAAATGTTAACAACTTGTTCATATCTCTGAATTGTGCGCAGGCAACAAGTATGTTATTTCCTATTAACATAGAATAAGAATCTCTACAGGAGGCAAAACAAATTTCTCTGCTCATTTCTCTGTTCCTTTAACAACTATTTTATGTTGGAGTGACAGAAGAGGTGATGCAATTATGATGCTAATCTTGCTAGTGGAGATTATATGATTAGTGATAGAGCTTAGTCTGACCAAATTTAGTTATTATATATTTGATAATCCAGTAAAAGCTTGCTGAGCCTCTCAAGTCACCCTCAGATAaatcttttcttcttcatttatAATGGTTGACatgaaaagaaatagaaaacaaacgagtttggacctttttttttcaataaaaaaaacctGGCGTCCATGATGGATTATACGTTAAATTCGACTGTCTTGTTCAAAAGTTCATGGAATGAAACATTATAAAATAAAAGGCATTTCTAGATAATATCACGACCAATGCTTTGTAGGAGCATAATCCATcaaatatatcaaatttcaTCAAATAACTTGATACTATTAAACTAAACCCCATCAGAATAATCTATAAGATTAACACAATTCATTTGTATTACAAACATCAAAATCGGAAAGGCAATCACCCTGCTTAACAAGGAAATAGATATtatgataattcaaaattcaataatTCAAGCCTACAAATCACAGGCATCATAAGTGTTTAGTTTATTAATTTACTCAACGAGAAAGAAAGATATTAAAATACAATTGCAATGATTATGACCTCCACCAAATATGGATGCCAGAGATGTCTTGTCAATTAGCTTGATAATtgtgaaaataataataaaattcaaataatttaaaactTATTTTGACCTGGGCAAAGACTTAAAAATTACATCGTCACAATTAAGTATAAGTTCTGCCTGCCTAGATAACTTCTAAGTAATTAATGTTATACGACACAACTATTTTACGTTGCAATGACGTAAGAGGTGATGCAATTATAGCACTATTCTTGCGAGCAGAGATTGCATGACCGGTGATAGAGCTTTGTTTGACCAAACTTAGCATTTATCTATTTGATAATCTCAAGCGACATATTTTAGCCTCTCAAGTCATCCTTAGATACATATTTTCTTCTTCATTCCTAATGGTTGACacgaaaagaaatgaaaaacaaatgagattggattttttttaaaataaaaaagatggcATCCTGCGATGGATTAGAGGTTACGTTCGATTTTGTCATATTCAAAAGTTAATGAAATAGAATACTTTTCGTGAAAACGAAAGCAATTCCAAATAAAATCGCAACTAATGCTTGGGAAAAATATGACCCATaaaatatatcaaatttcaTCAGATAAGTTGCTTGGTTGCTCTCATAATGCATAGATACTATTAAATTGAACCCTATTAAAATAATCTATAAGAATAACACAATTCACCTATATTATAGACATCAAAATTGGAACGACAATCAGCCTGCTTAATGAGGATATAAATATTATGTAGTTCAAAATACAACAGTTCAAGCCTACAATTAAGGCACCATAAGTGTGTACTTTACTAAGTTACTCATTGAGGAAGAAAGCTATTAAGATACAACTGCAATGATTTATGACCTTCACCAAAGATGGTGCTGGAGATGTCTTGTCAAATAGCTTGCAAGCTGAGAAAATAAGAATagaattaaaataatttaaaatttaaaatttccaCTCTGCAATTTAGACCTCTTCAAAAGTGTATTAGATTTAATAATAGAATGTCATGAAGCATGGCCTAATCACAAAAGTTTCTTTtgtccctctcctccttctatATATAGTTTTGGTCCTCGGCCTCGACCTTAGCCCCATCCTTACAGGTTTTTTCTGCTGTATTTCTTTGTATTATTTTCATATTAAGAGGAAAAAATGTCTTCTTGTGGAGGGAGCTGTGGGTGTAGATCTAGCTGCAACTGCGGCGGTGGATGCGGAGGGTATAAATATCACTAATATAATTAATCTTCAACTATGTTACTATTTTTCATAATCTCATTAATATgtgtttctttatttttcattacTAGTGGCATATGGTTCCTTGTAGCCTACGAATTGGTCTTTTGGTTGTGATAAAGAGTTTCTGCAGGTTTTGCCCTTTTAACTGATATCACTATTCTCTCTTCTTTAATTAAGAGGGACTAGGACTATGTATTATGTTTTTTTCAGTTATGGATATGGGAGGCATGAGATTTATCAGCTTGATCATTTGAGGATTTAAAGatacattttcttttccttt containing:
- the LOC103696857 gene encoding dolichyl-phosphate beta-glucosyltransferase-like isoform X2; this translates as MGWWSLFPDPRLPVSLPLSLSLLLSSLALILALSIAAFFLEYVRKIGCRHSLERTAVSDSFFEDPNSLKKVPCPSICDPAEKYISLIIPAFNEEHRLPEALIETMNYLQQRSAVEKSFSYEVLIVDDGSTDRTSKVAFDFVRKYKIDNVRVILLGRNHGKGEAIRKGMLHSRGELLLMLDADGATKVTDLEKLETQICALTKKNKELNSSAAMPNGLSLKLSDIEVAAFGSRAHLEKQALATRKWYRNFLMKGFHLVVLLTAGPGIRDTQCGFKIFTRAAARKLFTNIRLKRWCFDVELVYLCKHLGIPMVEVSVTWSEIPGSKVRLTSIIHMLFELILIRVGYGLGIWKIHT
- the LOC103696857 gene encoding dolichyl-phosphate beta-glucosyltransferase-like isoform X1, yielding MGWWSLFPDPRLPVSLPLSLSLLLSSLALILALSIAAFFLEYVRKIGCRHSLERTAVSDSFFEDPNSLKKVPCPSICDPAEKYISLIIPAFNEEHRLPEALIETMNYLQQRSAVEKSFSYEVLIVDDGSTDRTSKVAFDFVRKYKIDNVRVILLGRNHGKGEAIRKGMLHSRGELLLMLDADGATKVTDLEKLETQICALTKKNKELNSSAAMPNGLSLKLSDIEVAAFGSRAHLEKQALATVCFLYLRQSYRKWYRNFLMKGFHLVVLLTAGPGIRDTQCGFKIFTRAAARKLFTNIRLKRWCFDVELVYLCKHLGIPMVEVSVTWSEIPGSKVRLTSIIHMLFELILIRVGYGLGIWKIHT